In the genome of Pseudomonas putida, one region contains:
- a CDS encoding Rho termination factor N-terminal domain-containing protein, producing MPRGDKDKYTDKQKRKAEHIEESYEAKGVSKDEAESRAWATVNKQSGGGERKGGSGQKKSPQAKQKSRESSAKRAAATRHGVPRPGQRLEDMTKTELMERARKQHIAGRSTMRKDELIDALRHAA from the coding sequence ATGCCACGTGGAGATAAAGACAAGTACACCGACAAACAGAAACGCAAGGCCGAGCATATCGAGGAAAGCTACGAAGCCAAGGGCGTGTCCAAGGACGAAGCCGAATCCCGCGCCTGGGCCACGGTCAACAAGCAGTCAGGCGGAGGCGAACGCAAAGGCGGCTCGGGGCAGAAGAAAAGCCCGCAGGCCAAGCAAAAGTCCCGCGAGTCCTCGGCCAAGCGCGCTGCTGCCACCCGCCATGGCGTGCCACGGCCTGGGCAACGCCTGGAGGATATGACCAAGACCGAGCTGATGGAGCGGGCGCGCAAACAACATATCGCCGGGCGCTCGACCATGCGCAAGGATGAGTTGATCGATGCCCTGCGCCATGCAGCCTGA
- a CDS encoding lysylphosphatidylglycerol synthase domain-containing protein produces the protein MERKAWQTWGKHLLTLLFVILIPVLLYSLARNLDWNEVRQSLLAYKPGALAVGLLLAFTSYLVFASYDLLGRAYTGHQLPARQVLPVAFVCYAFNLNFTTWVGGVALRYRLYSRLGLDTPTITRILTLSLLTNWVGYMLLAGTVFTLRLVKLPESWAVGATGLQLIGIALLALALGYLLACGFAKRRTWRLRGHELTLPSLRLALCQVVLGMSNWALMAALIHWLLPHDLFYPSILGILLISCVAGVVAHIPAGLGVLEAVFLALLHGQLGQGTLVAALLGYRTLYYLIPLLLALVIYLVLEKRAKTLRHRGKTALRKT, from the coding sequence ATGGAACGCAAAGCCTGGCAAACCTGGGGCAAACACCTGCTGACGCTGTTGTTCGTGATCCTGATACCGGTGCTGCTCTACAGCCTTGCGCGCAATCTGGACTGGAACGAAGTGCGTCAGTCGCTGCTGGCCTACAAACCCGGCGCCCTGGCCGTGGGCTTGCTACTGGCGTTCACCAGCTACCTGGTGTTTGCCAGCTACGACCTGCTGGGGCGTGCCTATACCGGCCACCAACTGCCGGCACGCCAGGTGCTGCCGGTGGCGTTCGTCTGCTACGCCTTCAACCTCAATTTCACCACCTGGGTTGGCGGTGTGGCGCTGCGCTATCGCCTGTACAGCCGGCTGGGTCTGGACACGCCGACCATCACCCGCATCCTCACCCTGAGCCTTCTGACCAACTGGGTCGGCTACATGCTGCTGGCCGGCACCGTGTTCACTTTGCGCCTGGTCAAGCTCCCGGAAAGCTGGGCCGTGGGCGCGACCGGCCTGCAATTGATCGGCATCGCGTTGCTGGCCCTGGCGCTGGGCTATCTGCTGGCCTGCGGCTTCGCCAAGCGCCGCACCTGGCGCCTGCGCGGGCACGAACTGACCCTGCCCTCGCTGCGCCTGGCGCTGTGCCAAGTGGTCTTGGGCATGAGCAACTGGGCCTTGATGGCGGCGTTGATTCACTGGCTGCTACCCCATGACCTGTTCTATCCGTCGATCCTCGGCATTCTGCTGATCAGTTGCGTTGCCGGCGTGGTCGCGCACATTCCTGCCGGGCTCGGTGTGCTGGAGGCGGTGTTCCTGGCGCTGCTCCATGGCCAGCTCGGCCAAGGCACCCTGGTGGCCGCGCTGCTGGGCTACCGCACCCTGTACTACCTGATCCCCTTGTTGTTGGCGCTGGTCATCTACCTGGTGCTGGAGAAGCGCGCCAAGACCCTTCGCCACCGTGGCAAGACCGCCTTGCGCAAGACCTGA